GTCCCACATGAATGCAGCTTTGAAGGTAGTGAAATACCTTAAGAAATGTCCAGTCCTAGGGATACTCCTTTCTCGAAAGTGCAATATGGAGATGACAGCTTATTGCGATGCGGATTATGCTACATGTCCTATGAGTAGGAGATCTATCACTGGCTTCTGTATCAAATTTGGGGAGTCATTAGTtacatggaagacaaagaagtaGTCTATTGTGTTGTTATCCTCAGCAGAAGCCAAATATCGATCTATGGCTAAGACTGTTTGTGAGGTGGTATGGCTACGAGGCTTACTTCTAGATCTTGGGATACAAGTTAAGGGTTTGAGTTTctcttttgtgacaatgattcaGCACTCAAGCTTGTAGCAAATCCCATATTACATGAGAGGacaaaacatatagaagttgGTTGCCATTATACTCGAGAGAAGATCCAAGAAGGTGTCATCGACACAAGAGGGATCAGAACCACAGAGCAGCCCGTAGATATATTCACTAAACTTCTTTGTCAAAGCCAGCAtgcatatcttctaaacaagctTGGCATCTtggacatatacaagccactggcttgagggggagtgttggaagatatgattgaAGATATGATTGAAGATTTAGGCCGATTGTAATTGATAGGAATTCTTCTTATTTTAGGACTAGaaagattagaaaatatttatttacttttttattgagTCTTCTCTTGTAATATATACACTCTTGTATACAGATTATAAAATTGAATGAGATCAATACATTTTCCTCTCCGAATAGTTTCCCACACTTTCTCCTTCACTCAGATTCGTAATTAAATAGCACGTTTTTGCATTTTACATTATTTAGACATTTAGTggagttttttaaaaaaattgcaattagaTTTCTTGCTATCCGAAGTAGGcaataataatcaaaagaaaaaaatagaatgaatACTTTAATGTTATTATGCTattcttttctttgcatttatTTACTTAAGGGTGGCTATGATCTAGCATTTGACCATTTACCAACTTCTCAATTGTATGTAGCCAAaacttattttagaaatttccaTGCATCGTCCCTCTTGTTCCTGTTTAGTACCCTCATGTCTAAAGCGGCTATAATCCAAAAGCAAACTTCTATCTATTTGCGGTAGAGTTTTAGACGTTATCCTActcattttataatatttagacaattaatagagttttttaaaaagttgcagtaagatttattgatattcattgtctacaataataaagaaaagaaaaaagagaatgaattATATGTTAttatgctttattttattttattttattttttcgcaTCCATTTACTTAAAGATGGCTATGATTAAGCATTTGACCATTTAGGgcgtgcatgataaaatttctaattctctatttctctatttctctgtttctcggaacatgtttggaacaaaaatctgtttggtaacgcaatttgatttttctatttctggaacagatttctattccagaaatagatttgaagaagaaatcagaaactaaaatttttaacttctcaatttttgaaatagaaattgagaaatcaatttctggctagaaatcaatttctgttccagaaattttgtcatacgcAACCAGCCTCTCAATTGTCCATTGCCAAaacttattttagaaatttccaTGCATCCCTCTTGTTCTTGCTTAGTACCCTTGCATCTAAAGCAGTTATAATCGAGAAGCAAACTTCTATCTATTCACGATCGGATAGTAGACGTTATCCTActcattttatattatttagacatttagaagttttttttttttttttacaattacgattagatttattgatattcatgttattatgctttttttctttttctgtatcCGTTTACTTAGGGTGGCTATGATGAAACATTTGACCATTTACCAACTTCTCAATTGTCCATTGCTTGAtgctcgaaaaaaaaaaatgtccatagCCAAAGCTCTTTGTAGAAATTTCCAAATATCATTCTTATTCCAGTTTGGTCCCCTCAAGTCTAAAGCGGCTGTAATCGAGAAGCAAACTTCTGTCTATTTGCGATCGGGTATTAGACATTATCCTATTCTTACTCTTTCTATTTTTGCACTTCTGTCTATTTGCGATCGGGTATTAGACATTATCCTATTCttaatctttctatttttgCACTCGCATGCGGTGAACTCCCGACGTGCTAATTGAAACCGAAATAGGTAAAAACTACGTTTACCGAAGTATTCTCTGCCAAGGCTCCATGATGATGATACGTCTCTTTGAATTAACCCTTAAAAAGACCGGTCAACAAGAACGAATTGAAATGGACAAATACATCAACGTGACGTGCCTGAAAATGGATAATATTCTTTTAGATTGAGAAAGATGCCTAACCTAGAgctcattttgaaattttcttccaacgtatataaacaaataaaagaaaatttactgTCGTTAGCAATATTGAAAACAGTCTCAACCCATCCCGAAATAGTAGTCTCTTCCGACTCATCTTGCGGTCAAATCTACTGTCGGTCATTCGATTTCATTGCTCATGAAACCTTTGTTAGGTGCACTCGCAAAAGAATTTCAACGTTTTCAggtaaaattaattatttttttagagaGCGGTGTGACCAATATTCATGTCCCGAAAAATGTTATCAATGATCTATCCACTTAACAATCATTTGATCCACTCTATATGCCTCGTGGGTTATACTCGAGATACTGtaaataatgatatttttacaaattaaTCACGTGGGTAAGCTTAACACCAATCCATTCGCAATTATTGATCACAAAACGAATAGATAACGAGTTGGTGTTGGGGGTTTACGAGCAAATCTCGAGACAACTGCTTGAGGTGGAAAGAAGTTGCGTGGTTTGAACTATCAACTTTAAGAAAATTCAACAAGACGATAATGCATTTTAGTCATCTATTTCGAACGTGCTCGCAAGAAATCATTCAGCAAGGCGGCATGGAGGAACACTTTCCTGGGTTTCgacccatcaaaatcaacaagagTGGGTGAGAATAGGATAAGACCGAAGGTCAGGATTAAGCTGTACTTCAAGAATGAAATGGCGAGCGTGTGGAATGAAAAGCAAGCGTGTCAAACTTGCCGCGTCTTAATCAAAAGATGGCTCAGGAATGGCGTTGACAATCTCCATGGACACGTTCAAAGGCTAGTCTATATATACCCCGTGGTTTCATGTGATAATGCATCGACAAGCTTGATATATCGTGCTGATTTCAGTTGTTCTACTATATTGTTCCTTGAAACCCAACACTTCAACAAATCCCTCTTCATTTTTCAGCCAACGATGTCTTCGCCTTCTTCATCTAATCTTCCTCTGAAAGCAATCCCCGGAGAttatggcttgcctttctttGGCGCGATAAAAGACCGGCTTGACTACTTCTACCATGAGGGTACAGACGAATTCTTCCGGACCCGGATGCAGAAGTACCAGTCGACGGTCTTCCGGTCCAACATGGTTCCCGGCCCTTTCATGGCCCGGAACCCTAAGGTCGTCGTGCTCCTCGATGCCATCAGCTTCCCGATCCTCTTTGACACGTCTAAGGTCGAAAAGAAGGATGTGTTTGTCGGGACCTACATGCCTTCGATCAACTTCACGGGCGGATACCGTGTGTGCGCCTACCTTGACCCCTCTGAACCCAAACACGCCATCTTCAAAGGCTTATTCCTATCGACCCTTGCGACCCGACACAATAAGTTCATTCCACTCTATAGGAGTTCCCTATCACAGCTCTTCATTGAACTAGAAGATGAGTTCTCTAGCAAAGGCAAAGTATACTTCAATGACTATTGCAACAAAATGTCCTTCAGCTTCTTGGCCAACCTATTTTGCGACCGGAACCCATCTAGCACAATCCTTGCGACCGACAAAGTGACCAAATTCTTCGACTCGTGGTTGTTTTTCCAACTTGCACCGTTGATGACCCTTGGGTTACCAAAGATACTTAACTTTTTGGAAGACATAGTCCTACACACATTCCCATTGCCTTCACTGTTGCTCAAATGCGATTACAAGAAATTCTACGAGGTGTTCAATGAGTACGCAAAATCGATATTGGATGAAGCCGAGAGCTTGGGAATCAAAAGAGACGAAGCATGCCACAACCTTGTTTTCCTCGTGTGCTTCAATTCCTATGGGGGCATGAAAACCACCTTGCCAGCTTTGATCAAGTGGGTTGGACTCGCCGGAGAAGAATTGCAACGACGGCTCGCGGAGGAAATCCGGACCGTTGTTAGATCGGAAGGCGGGGTCACAATGGCCGCATTGGAGAAGATGAGCTTGACCAAGTCGGTTGCCTGGGAAGCACTGAGATTCAAGCCTCCGGTCGCGTTCCAGTACGGCCACGCCAAGGAGGATTTGGTGATCCACAACCACGATGCGGCCTTCGAGATCAAGAAGGGCGAGATGATATTTGGATATCAGCCGTTTGCAACTAAGGATCCAAGGATATTCGAAAGGCCAGAGGAGTTCGTGGGCGACAGGTTCGTCGGGGAAGAAGGTGAGAAGCTGTTGAAGTACGTGTACTGGTCGAACGGGCGCGAGATCGATGATCCGACCGTGGGGAACAAGCAGTGCCCTGCAAAGAATCTGGTGGTGCTCTTGAGCAGGGTCATGCTCGTGGAGTTCTTCCTCCGCTACGACACATTCACAATCGAGGCTGGGACGTTGCCAATCGGGTCGACGGCGACGTTCACGTCAATGTCGAAGGCCACGAGTAGCTGAGTCTCAATCATTTCCGGttctatgttagttttcgtgaAGTCATCTGCTAGGAGCAGGTCGTGGTTTAATTAGTTCGATTGGTTTGCTTGTGGAAGAAATTCCGGTGATTGTTTTATCCCCTTTACTCAATAAAACGTTGTGCGTAAAGTTATCCAAGTTGTATCATTAGGTGACCAATGACAAAGAATCTAAGATCTTACATTAACTTAAAGCATAAAATAG
This Eucalyptus grandis isolate ANBG69807.140 chromosome 7, ASM1654582v1, whole genome shotgun sequence DNA region includes the following protein-coding sequences:
- the LOC108960799 gene encoding allene oxide synthase 3-like gives rise to the protein MSSPSSSNLPLKAIPGDYGLPFFGAIKDRLDYFYHEGTDEFFRTRMQKYQSTVFRSNMVPGPFMARNPKVVVLLDAISFPILFDTSKVEKKDVFVGTYMPSINFTGGYRVCAYLDPSEPKHAIFKGLFLSTLATRHNKFIPLYRSSLSQLFIELEDEFSSKGKVYFNDYCNKMSFSFLANLFCDRNPSSTILATDKVTKFFDSWLFFQLAPLMTLGLPKILNFLEDIVLHTFPLPSLLLKCDYKKFYEVFNEYAKSILDEAESLGIKRDEACHNLVFLVCFNSYGGMKTTLPALIKWVGLAGEELQRRLAEEIRTVVRSEGGVTMAALEKMSLTKSVAWEALRFKPPVAFQYGHAKEDLVIHNHDAAFEIKKGEMIFGYQPFATKDPRIFERPEEFVGDRFVGEEGEKLLKYVYWSNGREIDDPTVGNKQCPAKNLVVLLSRVMLVEFFLRYDTFTIEAGTLPIGSTATFTSMSKATSS